One genomic window of Polyangium aurulentum includes the following:
- a CDS encoding DMT family transporter, whose translation MGTTGIGLLLAAVCALAWSGVDALRKALGQRIGAVATAGAIQFGAALPFLAMLPLQAPVQPLGDEFWLALAGSIVLNTAANILYVRAIQLSPLALTIPYLGFSPVFLLVGGALLFGERPTWLSALGVLVVVAGAVLLNPGTSGGRFDPISAIRRERGSGLMLLVALLWSLATLLDRVGLRHSGVTLYATLVNAGVGLPLVAFATLRRPHDMAAIRGSWVLVIATIAVLSLAMATQMLSWKYLFVAYQDVMKRAGGIIFSPFIGWLFFSEKGLRKRMPAVLLMSAGVTVVLLGRE comes from the coding sequence CGACGCCCTTCGCAAGGCGCTCGGGCAGCGCATCGGCGCGGTCGCGACGGCGGGCGCGATCCAGTTTGGCGCGGCGCTGCCGTTTCTGGCGATGCTGCCGCTGCAAGCGCCCGTGCAGCCGCTCGGTGACGAGTTCTGGCTCGCGCTCGCGGGCTCGATCGTGCTCAACACCGCGGCGAACATCCTGTACGTGCGCGCGATCCAGCTCTCGCCGCTCGCGCTGACCATCCCCTACCTCGGCTTCAGCCCGGTGTTCCTCCTCGTGGGCGGCGCGCTGCTCTTCGGCGAGCGGCCCACGTGGCTCTCGGCGCTCGGGGTGCTCGTGGTCGTGGCGGGCGCGGTGCTGCTCAACCCCGGCACGTCAGGGGGCAGGTTCGATCCGATCAGCGCGATCCGACGCGAGCGCGGCAGCGGCTTGATGCTCCTCGTCGCGCTGCTCTGGAGCCTCGCCACGCTGCTCGATCGCGTGGGCCTGCGGCACAGCGGCGTCACGCTCTACGCGACGCTCGTGAACGCGGGCGTGGGCCTGCCGCTCGTCGCCTTTGCGACGCTCCGCCGCCCGCACGACATGGCCGCGATCCGGGGCTCGTGGGTGCTCGTCATCGCGACGATCGCGGTCCTGTCGCTCGCGATGGCCACGCAGATGCTGAGCTGGAAGTACCTGTTCGTCGCCTACCAGGACGTCATGAAGCGCGCCGGAGGCATCATCTTCAGCCCTTTCATCGGCTGGCTCTTCTTCTCGGAGAAGGGCCTTCGCAAGAGGATGCCCGCCGTGCTCCTCATGAGCGCAGGCGTCACCGTCGTGCTGCTCGGACGCGAGTGA